From Paenibacillus antri, the proteins below share one genomic window:
- a CDS encoding carbohydrate ABC transporter permease: MKLAKHSYILMGPYMILFFLFTVLPVALSMLVSFTYFNLLEFPQWVGWRNYTRLLLEDDVFLIAIKNTFLFAFVTGPVSYLACFLFAWLINELSPKIRAFMTLVFYAPSISGNIFFIWLIMFSGDSYGYVNGFLMRTGFILEPIQWLQNEQYVLWIVMLVQLWLSLGVSFLAFIAGLQSIDRTLFEAGAVDGVRNRWQELWYITLPAMRPQLLFGAVIQITSSFAIAEVSIALAGFPSVNYAAHTVVTHLMDYGSIRFDMGYASAIATVLFGIMVGSNMLVQKLLRKVGE, from the coding sequence ATGAAGCTCGCCAAGCACTCGTACATTTTGATGGGCCCTTATATGATTTTGTTTTTCCTGTTTACGGTGCTGCCGGTCGCGCTGTCGATGCTGGTCAGCTTTACGTACTTCAATCTGCTGGAGTTTCCGCAATGGGTCGGCTGGCGCAATTACACCCGCTTGCTGCTCGAGGACGACGTGTTCCTGATCGCGATCAAGAATACGTTCTTGTTCGCCTTCGTCACGGGGCCGGTCAGTTATCTCGCCTGCTTCCTCTTCGCTTGGCTCATCAACGAGCTGTCGCCGAAGATCCGGGCGTTCATGACGCTGGTGTTTTACGCGCCTTCGATTTCCGGGAACATCTTCTTCATCTGGCTCATTATGTTTTCGGGCGACAGCTACGGGTACGTCAACGGCTTCTTGATGCGGACCGGGTTCATTCTGGAGCCGATCCAATGGCTGCAGAACGAACAATACGTACTGTGGATCGTCATGCTCGTGCAGCTGTGGCTGAGCCTCGGCGTCAGCTTCCTCGCGTTCATCGCGGGGCTGCAGTCGATCGACCGCACGCTGTTCGAGGCGGGCGCCGTAGACGGCGTTCGCAACCGCTGGCAGGAGCTCTGGTACATTACGCTGCCGGCGATGCGGCCGCAGCTGCTGTTCGGCGCCGTCATCCAGATCACGTCCTCCTTCGCGATCGCGGAGGTGTCGATCGCGTTGGCCGGCTTCCCGAGCGTCAATTACGCGGCGCATACGGTCGTCACCCACTTGATGGATTACGGTTCGATCCGCTTCGATATGGGGTACGCGTCGGCGATCGCCACCGTGCTGTTCGGCATCATGGTCGGCAGCAACATGCTGGTCCAGAAGCTTCTTAGGAAAGTGGGGGAATAA
- a CDS encoding extracellular solute-binding protein, with product MVGMLKRNRGLLLTAAAGAVLIAWFLGGDRQAASDGNLVNLEALQSFAENSYQNYLLAHGASPRPDARVVVEGESYLKAEGGRVSVEKNYEGTDGEAVVTDETGSVTWRFQVEEEGLYHIGVRYFPVEGKSSAIERMVLINGALPFQGADSLILDRVWKDESQETKRDNRDNDLRPGQEEFRSWRETVLKDSNGLNEEPFLFYFPKGENELTFVSLREPMAIDYIELHRQEAIPTYEEAKREYERNGLAAAKDAFVKVQAEKAAYKSSPTLYPIPDHTSPSVEPYSISKIRMNAIGGLNWRLPGEWIEWEIEAPEDGLYQIAFKAKQNQVRGTYSNRKLYIDGRVPFKEAESIPFYYDANWRLQVVGDGNEPYLFHLTKGAHRLKLEVSLGDVTPLIRTVESSVLELNAAYRSILMITSATPDPYRDYQLDRRIPGMVETFAEQSDVLYTVAERLRAITGEKSDKTAVLYTMSRQLREMADDPDTVARRLDQFKINIGSLGSWLLTIREMPLSLDYAVVASPDRPLPKAEKPWYAKLGHEAGSFFYSFVEDYNTIGSAGEEGQDSVTVWIGTGRDQAQVMKEMIDDSFTSRSGIHIDLKLVDMSTLLSATLAGQGPDVAMQIGNADPVNYAMRNASYDVGRFPDYEEVASRFRDSAIAPYRFDGGVYALPEQQTFSMLFYRKDVLAELGLDIPDTWEDVYEMIPELQKRHMEFGLPIQDPQATMVPNETFAMLLFQNDGRFYSEDGADSLLDEEISMQAFQRWSDFYTSYKFPLTYDFMNRFRLGEMPIGIAAYTTYNTLTVAAPEIRGLWDFTVVPGTPEADGTVRRDVASGGTAVMMLESAENKDAAWEFMKWWTEKDTQVRFGREMESLMGAAARYPTANTEALKELPWPVKDYRNLEAQWEWVQGIPEVPGGYFTGRHLDNAFRKVVNQGENPREALYDHVLTIQNEIDLKRSEFGLPSETEVP from the coding sequence ATGGTCGGTATGTTGAAAAGAAATCGCGGTCTCCTGCTGACGGCGGCGGCCGGGGCGGTCTTGATCGCCTGGTTCCTTGGGGGCGATCGGCAGGCCGCGTCCGACGGGAACCTGGTGAACCTCGAGGCGCTTCAGTCGTTCGCGGAGAACAGCTACCAAAATTACCTTCTCGCTCACGGCGCGTCGCCGAGACCGGATGCGCGCGTCGTGGTGGAGGGAGAGTCGTATCTCAAGGCGGAGGGAGGCCGGGTATCCGTCGAGAAGAACTACGAAGGGACGGACGGGGAAGCGGTCGTCACCGACGAAACGGGGAGCGTCACTTGGCGCTTTCAGGTGGAGGAGGAGGGGCTGTATCACATCGGCGTCCGGTATTTCCCGGTCGAGGGCAAGAGCTCCGCGATCGAACGCATGGTCTTGATTAACGGCGCGCTGCCGTTCCAAGGGGCGGATTCGCTCATTCTGGATCGGGTGTGGAAGGATGAAAGCCAGGAGACGAAGCGGGACAACCGAGATAACGATCTCCGGCCCGGCCAAGAGGAGTTCAGATCGTGGCGGGAGACGGTACTGAAGGATTCGAACGGGCTGAACGAGGAGCCGTTCCTGTTTTATTTTCCGAAGGGCGAGAATGAGTTGACCTTCGTTTCGCTGCGCGAACCGATGGCCATTGATTACATAGAGCTTCACCGGCAGGAAGCGATTCCTACGTATGAAGAGGCGAAGCGGGAGTACGAGCGGAACGGCCTCGCAGCCGCGAAGGACGCGTTCGTCAAGGTACAGGCGGAGAAGGCCGCGTACAAGTCGTCCCCGACGCTGTATCCGATTCCGGATCATACGAGCCCTTCCGTGGAGCCTTACAGCATCTCGAAAATACGGATGAACGCCATCGGAGGACTCAACTGGCGGCTGCCCGGGGAGTGGATCGAGTGGGAGATCGAAGCTCCGGAAGACGGCCTCTACCAGATCGCCTTCAAGGCAAAGCAAAATCAGGTTCGAGGGACGTACTCCAACCGGAAACTGTATATCGACGGCCGCGTGCCGTTCAAGGAAGCGGAGAGCATCCCGTTTTATTACGACGCGAACTGGCGGTTGCAGGTCGTCGGCGACGGGAACGAACCGTATTTGTTCCACCTGACGAAGGGCGCGCATCGGCTGAAGCTGGAGGTCAGTCTCGGCGACGTGACGCCGCTCATTCGAACGGTGGAGTCGAGCGTGCTCGAGCTGAACGCCGCGTACCGCAGCATTCTAATGATCACGTCGGCTACGCCGGACCCATATCGGGACTACCAGCTCGATCGGCGCATTCCGGGCATGGTCGAGACGTTCGCGGAGCAAAGCGACGTGCTCTACACGGTCGCGGAGCGGCTGCGGGCGATTACGGGGGAGAAGAGCGATAAGACGGCCGTGCTGTATACGATGTCCCGTCAGCTGAGGGAGATGGCGGACGATCCCGATACGGTCGCTCGGCGGCTCGACCAGTTCAAGATCAATATCGGCTCGCTCGGATCCTGGCTGCTCACGATTCGCGAGATGCCGCTGTCGCTCGACTATGCGGTCGTCGCCTCGCCCGACCGGCCGCTGCCGAAGGCGGAGAAGCCTTGGTACGCGAAGCTCGGACACGAAGCGGGATCGTTCTTCTATTCGTTCGTCGAGGACTACAATACGATCGGCAGCGCGGGCGAAGAAGGGCAGGACAGCGTGACGGTCTGGATCGGCACGGGGCGCGACCAGGCGCAGGTCATGAAAGAGATGATCGACGACAGCTTTACGTCTCGAAGCGGCATCCATATCGACTTGAAGCTGGTCGACATGAGCACGCTGCTCTCCGCGACCCTCGCCGGCCAAGGGCCGGACGTGGCGATGCAGATCGGGAACGCCGACCCCGTCAACTACGCGATGCGGAACGCGTCGTACGACGTCGGCCGGTTCCCGGATTACGAGGAAGTCGCGTCTCGGTTCCGCGACAGCGCGATCGCGCCGTACCGGTTCGACGGGGGCGTCTATGCGCTGCCCGAGCAGCAGACGTTCAGCATGCTGTTTTATCGCAAGGACGTCTTGGCGGAGCTCGGACTCGATATCCCGGATACGTGGGAAGACGTCTACGAGATGATTCCGGAGCTGCAGAAGCGGCATATGGAATTCGGCCTGCCGATCCAAGACCCGCAAGCGACGATGGTGCCGAACGAGACGTTCGCCATGCTGTTGTTCCAGAACGACGGCAGGTTCTACTCCGAGGACGGGGCGGACAGCTTGCTGGACGAAGAAATTTCGATGCAGGCGTTCCAACGATGGTCCGATTTCTACACGAGCTATAAGTTTCCGCTCACGTACGACTTCATGAACCGGTTCCGGCTCGGGGAGATGCCGATCGGCATCGCGGCGTATACGACCTACAATACGCTGACCGTCGCAGCGCCCGAAATTCGCGGTCTGTGGGATTTCACGGTCGTGCCGGGCACGCCGGAGGCGGACGGGACGGTTCGCCGCGACGTCGCGAGCGGAGGCACGGCGGTCATGATGCTGGAGTCCGCGGAAAACAAAGACGCCGCGTGGGAGTTCATGAAATGGTGGACGGAGAAGGACACGCAGGTTCGCTTCGGCCGCGAGATGGAAAGCCTGATGGGCGCGGCGGCGCGGTACCCGACGGCGAATACGGAAGCGCTGAAGGAGCTGCCGTGGCCGGTGAAGGATTACCGGAACCTCGAAGCGCAGTGGGAGTGGGTGCAGGGCATCCCCGAGGTGCCGGGGGGCTACTTCACGGGCCGCCATCTCGATAACGCGTTCCGCAAGGTGGTCAACCAGGGGGAAAACCCGCGAGAAGCGTTGTACGACCACGTGCTGACCATTCAGAACGAGATCGATCTGAAGCGCAGCGAATTCGGGCTGCCGTCCGAAACGGAGGTGCCGTAA
- a CDS encoding ABC transporter substrate-binding protein: MNTNKSAVTLLLAFVMAFMAACSGGGATSGTDPAEEAAPAEKPAEPEPVEEEPAEEPAEDAAAGTSDEFAMDFDLGGREIKVTAWWDIKFEGDHPDVVAIRENIDELQKKHNFTVSFVTTPYDKMVEQFTSSVMAGEPFADVVRLERRAAFPGLVTSGMMTPLNDIMDVDGPQGAFIPELLKTQVATFNGKLWGFERSYTDFSGIYYNKNLLKDLGIKDLHEYVEEGNWTWDTFMEVAKQAVQGGKKGYTGSKTTLTSLAVVSNGGNYMDLETGKEMLTDPRTLEAFSFVQEMYKSDAGDFEGDIKQKFTKGEVLMIGGVQWEGEAYMNELGFGGLGFVPFPLGPQGTEFKSISNPPNFWVIPKGVKDADKIVYLMDKIWDIESTEEYPNQNRLEAYFADEKDIQAAIQMGQSPAYTVVDNIYIFPTFEIYKLLDQLTIEMLAPATIAEQHKQVLQAAIDDALKQP; the protein is encoded by the coding sequence ATGAACACGAACAAGTCGGCTGTAACGTTGTTGTTGGCCTTCGTCATGGCCTTCATGGCGGCGTGCAGCGGCGGCGGCGCGACGTCGGGGACGGATCCGGCGGAGGAGGCGGCGCCGGCGGAGAAACCCGCCGAGCCGGAACCGGTCGAGGAAGAGCCGGCCGAGGAGCCCGCGGAGGACGCGGCGGCCGGGACGTCCGACGAATTCGCGATGGATTTCGACCTGGGCGGTCGGGAAATCAAAGTCACGGCATGGTGGGACATCAAGTTCGAAGGCGATCATCCCGACGTCGTCGCGATCCGCGAGAACATCGACGAGCTGCAGAAGAAACACAACTTTACTGTCAGCTTCGTGACGACGCCGTACGACAAGATGGTCGAGCAATTCACGAGCTCGGTCATGGCCGGCGAGCCGTTCGCGGACGTCGTGCGCCTCGAGCGCAGAGCGGCGTTCCCGGGCCTCGTCACCTCCGGCATGATGACGCCGCTGAACGACATTATGGACGTCGACGGCCCGCAAGGGGCGTTCATCCCGGAGCTGCTGAAGACCCAGGTCGCTACCTTCAACGGCAAGCTGTGGGGCTTCGAGCGCAGCTACACCGACTTTTCCGGCATCTACTATAACAAGAATCTCTTGAAGGACCTCGGGATCAAGGATTTGCACGAATACGTCGAGGAAGGAAACTGGACGTGGGATACGTTCATGGAAGTCGCGAAGCAAGCGGTGCAAGGCGGCAAGAAGGGGTACACGGGCAGCAAGACGACCCTGACCTCGCTCGCGGTCGTCTCGAACGGCGGCAACTACATGGACCTCGAGACGGGCAAGGAAATGCTGACCGACCCGCGCACGTTGGAAGCGTTCTCATTCGTGCAAGAGATGTATAAGTCGGATGCCGGCGATTTCGAAGGCGACATCAAACAGAAGTTCACGAAGGGCGAAGTGCTCATGATCGGCGGCGTGCAATGGGAAGGCGAGGCGTACATGAACGAGCTCGGCTTCGGCGGACTCGGCTTCGTGCCGTTCCCGCTCGGACCGCAAGGCACGGAATTCAAATCGATCTCGAATCCGCCGAACTTCTGGGTCATCCCGAAGGGCGTCAAGGACGCCGACAAGATCGTCTACCTCATGGATAAGATTTGGGACATCGAAAGCACGGAGGAGTATCCGAACCAGAACCGTCTGGAAGCGTATTTCGCCGATGAGAAGGATATCCAAGCGGCGATTCAGATGGGGCAGTCACCGGCGTATACGGTCGTCGACAACATCTACATTTTCCCGACGTTCGAAATTTATAAGCTGCTCGATCAGCTGACGATCGAGATGCTCGCCCCGGCGACCATCGCGGAACAGCATAAGCAAGTGCTGCAAGCGGCGATCGACGACGCTTTGAAGCAGCCATAA
- a CDS encoding carbohydrate ABC transporter permease, whose protein sequence is MRAVISVRPGKRLNRSPLGDLFLFLFLGAFGAFMVIPLVYTINNAFKPLDELFLFPPKFFVRNPTMDNFFDLFHLMAESWVPFSRYVFNTVFITAVGTVGHVVLASAAAYPLAKHKFPGSRLLFTVVVLSLMFSPHVTSVPNYVIMSWLGWIDSYAAIIVPAFAASLGLYLMKQFMEQIPDALLEAAKIDGASEYRIFWQIVMPLVKPAWLTLVILLFQMLWGTNGGNFIYSEELKTMNYALGQILAGGIVRAGPGAFVALLMMSVPITIFVVSQSNIIETMASSGMKE, encoded by the coding sequence ATGAGAGCCGTCATTTCCGTACGGCCGGGGAAGCGGTTGAATCGCTCGCCGCTCGGGGATCTGTTTCTGTTTTTATTCCTGGGCGCGTTCGGGGCCTTCATGGTCATTCCCCTGGTGTATACGATCAACAACGCCTTCAAGCCGCTGGACGAATTGTTTCTGTTTCCGCCGAAATTTTTCGTCCGCAACCCGACGATGGACAACTTCTTCGACCTGTTCCATCTCATGGCGGAATCGTGGGTGCCCTTCTCTCGGTATGTGTTCAACACGGTGTTCATTACGGCCGTCGGCACCGTCGGGCACGTCGTGCTGGCTTCGGCGGCCGCCTACCCGCTCGCGAAGCATAAGTTTCCAGGGTCTAGACTGTTGTTTACGGTCGTGGTGTTGTCGCTTATGTTTTCGCCCCACGTCACGTCGGTGCCCAATTACGTGATCATGTCGTGGCTCGGCTGGATCGACAGCTACGCGGCCATCATCGTGCCGGCGTTCGCCGCCTCGCTAGGACTGTATCTCATGAAGCAGTTCATGGAGCAAATTCCCGACGCGCTGTTGGAGGCGGCCAAGATCGACGGGGCCAGCGAATACCGGATTTTCTGGCAGATCGTCATGCCGCTCGTGAAGCCCGCCTGGCTGACGCTGGTCATTCTGCTCTTCCAGATGCTGTGGGGCACGAACGGCGGCAATTTCATCTACAGCGAAGAGCTCAAGACGATGAACTATGCGCTGGGCCAAATTCTGGCCGGCGGCATTGTGCGCGCGGGGCCGGGGGCGTTCGTGGCGCTGCTTATGATGAGCGTGCCGATTACGATCTTCGTCGTCTCGCAAAGCAATATTATCGAGACGATGGCCAGCTCGGGGATGAAGGAGTAA
- a CDS encoding YitT family protein — MQTRQKRHAVVKKVLRGLAVIVGAFITAYGLEAVLIPNNVSDGGVTGLSIVGSQLIGLPLGLLIAVFNIPFIFLGYKQIGRSFAVYSVLGIASLAVGTAVMHHISPIVEGDTLLVTVVGGIIIGFGMGLALRNGGALDGIDMLAVLLSRKLPFGTSDLILFLNLFVFIVVSTVFGLQGAILSGIAYYIASKVVHIVEEGLSGAKTFKIITRHPEIMVETIRDRLGRGATYNLVEGGYSNEQFKEITCVINRLEESKMKEIIQEIDPNAFIAVYDVAEVKGGNFKKHDIH, encoded by the coding sequence ATGCAAACAAGACAAAAACGACATGCGGTTGTAAAGAAGGTTTTACGAGGACTCGCCGTGATCGTCGGAGCATTCATTACGGCCTACGGACTCGAAGCCGTATTAATTCCGAACAACGTATCCGACGGCGGCGTGACGGGTCTAAGCATCGTCGGGTCGCAGCTGATCGGACTGCCGTTAGGACTTTTAATCGCGGTTTTTAATATTCCGTTTATATTCCTAGGATATAAGCAAATCGGAAGGAGCTTTGCGGTATATTCCGTGCTCGGCATCGCCTCGCTGGCCGTCGGCACTGCCGTTATGCATCACATATCGCCCATCGTCGAAGGCGACACCCTGCTGGTAACCGTCGTCGGCGGCATTATTATCGGCTTCGGAATGGGTCTGGCTTTACGGAATGGCGGGGCATTAGACGGGATCGATATGTTAGCCGTGCTGCTTTCTAGAAAATTGCCGTTCGGCACCAGCGATCTCATCTTATTCCTGAATTTGTTCGTGTTTATCGTCGTCTCGACCGTCTTCGGTCTTCAAGGGGCGATATTGTCAGGTATCGCTTACTATATTGCCTCTAAAGTGGTTCATATCGTCGAGGAAGGTTTAAGCGGCGCGAAAACGTTCAAAATCATTACCAGACATCCCGAAATCATGGTGGAGACCATTCGCGACCGCTTAGGGCGCGGCGCTACATATAATCTCGTGGAAGGCGGATATTCCAACGAACAATTCAAAGAAATCACTTGCGTGATTAACCGGTTGGAAGAAAGTAAAATGAAGGAAATTATTCAAGAGATTGACCCGAACGCCTTCATCGCAGTGTACGACGTCGCCGAAGTGAAAGGCGGAAATTTCAAGAAGCACGACATTCACTAG
- a CDS encoding NHL repeat-containing protein, which yields MKRIGTFRMLKLTVAMALLAAGLASTGLAARASAPYEGYNYNYWGEPVPAPIAYEPGGVISGHTLGIGGFRAPEDLFVAPDGRVYIADTGNSRIVVLKPDLTVEREIAGFLNEGAAETFNAPRGLYVTESGELYVADTGNRRIVLLDAAGELIRVIESPQSEILQANFIFTPVKVAADKAKRVYVVAQGAFDGIMEFDADGAFAGFVGTNRVRFDPIDYFWKSIATDAQRQRMELFIPTEYTNVDLDAAGFIYTTNSDANTPTPIKRLNPTGVDVLRRQGYYIPQGDLRFLRIGEGSGPSLFVDIHVGDDGIYSALDARRGKVFTYDWDGNLLYIFGKMGDQVGTFRAPVALDRLGNAILVLDRDMNRITRFEETHYGALINEAVSLHFRGDDVRSADVWREVIQYDANFDVAYLGISKALLRQGRNKEAAAYAKLGMDREIHSKAFQRYRKEVLREHLGDAMSAVALAALLAWIWTLLRNRKRRRGTYHA from the coding sequence ATGAAGAGAATCGGCACATTCCGCATGCTCAAGCTGACCGTCGCCATGGCGCTGCTGGCCGCGGGGCTTGCGTCGACCGGACTCGCGGCGCGAGCCTCCGCCCCTTACGAAGGCTATAACTACAATTACTGGGGCGAACCGGTGCCGGCGCCGATCGCCTACGAGCCCGGGGGGGTCATCAGCGGGCATACGCTCGGCATCGGCGGTTTCCGCGCGCCAGAGGATCTGTTCGTCGCGCCGGACGGGCGCGTCTACATCGCCGACACCGGCAATTCGCGCATCGTCGTGCTGAAGCCCGACTTGACCGTCGAGCGGGAAATCGCGGGGTTCTTGAACGAAGGCGCGGCGGAAACGTTCAACGCTCCCCGAGGGCTCTACGTTACCGAAAGCGGCGAGCTGTACGTCGCCGACACCGGCAACCGCCGCATCGTACTTCTCGACGCGGCGGGCGAGCTGATCCGGGTGATCGAGTCGCCGCAATCCGAAATCCTGCAGGCCAACTTCATCTTTACGCCCGTGAAGGTCGCGGCGGACAAGGCGAAGCGCGTCTACGTCGTCGCCCAGGGCGCCTTCGACGGCATTATGGAGTTCGACGCGGACGGCGCGTTCGCCGGCTTCGTAGGGACGAACCGGGTGCGGTTCGATCCGATCGACTACTTCTGGAAGTCGATCGCCACGGACGCGCAGCGGCAACGGATGGAGCTGTTCATTCCGACCGAGTATACGAACGTCGACTTGGACGCGGCCGGCTTCATCTACACGACCAACTCCGACGCGAATACGCCGACGCCGATCAAGCGGCTGAACCCGACGGGCGTCGATGTGCTGCGGCGGCAAGGCTACTACATTCCGCAGGGGGATCTTAGATTTTTGCGGATCGGCGAGGGCAGCGGCCCGTCGCTGTTCGTCGACATCCACGTGGGCGACGACGGGATCTACAGCGCGCTGGATGCGAGGCGCGGGAAGGTGTTCACGTACGATTGGGACGGCAACTTGCTGTACATCTTCGGGAAAATGGGCGATCAAGTCGGCACGTTCCGCGCGCCGGTCGCGCTCGACCGGCTGGGGAACGCGATCCTCGTCTTGGACCGGGATATGAATCGGATCACTCGGTTCGAAGAGACGCATTACGGCGCGCTCATCAACGAAGCCGTCTCGCTCCACTTCCGCGGCGACGACGTCCGCTCCGCCGACGTCTGGCGCGAGGTGATTCAGTACGACGCGAATTTCGATGTGGCGTATCTCGGGATCAGCAAGGCGCTGCTGCGGCAAGGGCGGAATAAGGAGGCGGCCGCTTACGCGAAGCTCGGCATGGACCGCGAGATCCACTCCAAGGCGTTCCAGCGGTACCGCAAGGAAGTGCTGCGGGAGCATCTGGGCGACGCGATGAGCGCGGTTGCGCTAGCGGCGCTGCTGGCATGGATCTGGACGCTCCTCCGCAACCGAAAGAGAAGGAGAGGGACGTATCATGCGTAA
- a CDS encoding helix-turn-helix transcriptional regulator, with translation MLPKSTESLNHLLRPFRNRSNYEFMNPDPDERPRPEEFSPRRTAKHGRCIVVEDLAAREGAAVTESDASWARLGTLLEEVAETKGTVFAHGDRMYGICMFGAEDEMSEKSIVAFAWFLTSFIRKLTSLQVRIGIGPLIYSYADMNRSINAAIRTLEVPPRVDRGHVLLYAESESGALLDQVKRLVEETYAETDCSLKRIAKELFVNSAYLGRMFKEKEGVSFKDYLNRVRMEKAKELLSSSDMKVYEVAFAVGYREVDWFYKKFKACTGMSTQEYRSARQYNS, from the coding sequence ATGCTGCCGAAGAGCACTGAATCGCTGAACCATCTCCTCCGCCCGTTCCGCAATCGGAGCAATTACGAATTTATGAATCCGGACCCGGACGAGAGGCCTCGGCCGGAAGAGTTCTCTCCCCGGAGGACGGCGAAGCACGGTCGATGCATTGTCGTCGAGGACCTGGCGGCCCGGGAAGGCGCCGCCGTTACCGAGTCGGACGCTTCGTGGGCGAGACTCGGTACGCTGTTGGAAGAAGTGGCGGAGACGAAGGGGACGGTCTTCGCGCACGGCGACCGGATGTACGGCATCTGCATGTTCGGCGCCGAGGACGAGATGAGCGAGAAATCGATCGTAGCGTTCGCATGGTTTTTGACTTCCTTTATTCGTAAGCTCACCTCGCTGCAGGTAAGGATCGGAATCGGCCCGTTGATCTACTCTTACGCCGATATGAACCGGTCGATCAACGCGGCGATTCGTACGTTGGAAGTGCCCCCGCGGGTCGATCGGGGCCATGTCCTCCTGTACGCGGAGAGCGAGAGCGGCGCGCTGTTGGATCAGGTCAAGCGCTTGGTAGAGGAGACGTATGCGGAGACGGACTGTTCCCTGAAGCGAATCGCCAAGGAATTGTTCGTAAACTCGGCTTATCTAGGGCGGATGTTTAAAGAAAAGGAAGGCGTCTCGTTCAAGGATTACTTGAACCGCGTGCGAATGGAGAAAGCGAAGGAGCTGCTGAGCTCCTCGGATATGAAGGTGTACGAAGTCGCGTTTGCCGTCGGGTATCGCGAAGTGGACTGGTTTTATAAGAAGTTCAAAGCGTGCACGGGCATGAGCACGCAGGAGTATAGGTCCGCGCGACAGTATAATTCGTAA
- a CDS encoding MDR family MFS transporter has protein sequence MEHLTQKQKVTIMIALMASMFFAAINQTLVSTAMPRIIAMLGGMEYYSWVIMIYMLVSTVATILVGKLSDLYGRKPFLLFGIVVFMVGAFLTGLSTNIFQMIAYRGIQGLGGGVLMAVTTMAVGDLFAPRERAKWTGLMMGIFGLSSVIGPTLGGVMIDHMDWHWLFWVFLPLGFVAFAMIWRMFPKKTDVKSVSIDYAGSLVLSLCIVALLLGFSWAGTKYDWVSFEILGLFAAAIVLAVVLVFIERKAENPVMPLSLFKNGIVNVSNGIGFLMNAGMMGAMVYIPFFVQGVEGFTPTQSGFVNMPMTIMMIVMSALVGRWMSKTGKYKLYAVGGVCLMIAGMGLMMFMDNIAMAVLSMCVFGLGLGLCMPVFTLVVQNAVPMTQLGVATASATLFRNLGGTIGIAVLGSVMNTALSRNLKDAMASQEGVDLTKLDPQTAESVTPFLNPQILLDQPKLQSIMASLPAEMQPLFERLTAMLRAVLADTLSTVFMSGAALLVVALALVVFLKEIPLRSAQKGPEAAEAPAPQEGRKLATQE, from the coding sequence ATGGAGCACCTGACGCAAAAACAAAAAGTGACGATTATGATCGCGTTGATGGCCTCGATGTTTTTCGCCGCCATTAACCAGACGCTCGTCAGCACCGCTATGCCTAGAATCATCGCCATGCTCGGAGGCATGGAATATTATTCTTGGGTCATTATGATTTATATGCTCGTCTCTACGGTCGCGACGATTCTGGTCGGGAAGCTCTCGGACCTCTACGGACGGAAGCCGTTCCTGCTGTTCGGAATCGTGGTGTTCATGGTCGGGGCGTTCCTTACGGGCTTGTCGACGAACATCTTCCAGATGATCGCGTACCGCGGCATCCAAGGTTTAGGCGGCGGGGTGCTGATGGCGGTCACGACGATGGCCGTGGGCGACCTGTTCGCGCCTCGCGAGCGGGCGAAGTGGACCGGATTGATGATGGGCATCTTCGGACTGTCCAGCGTCATCGGACCGACCTTAGGCGGCGTCATGATCGACCATATGGATTGGCATTGGCTGTTCTGGGTATTCCTGCCGCTCGGCTTCGTCGCCTTCGCGATGATCTGGCGCATGTTCCCGAAGAAGACGGATGTGAAGAGCGTATCGATCGATTACGCGGGATCTCTCGTGCTATCGTTATGTATCGTCGCGTTGCTGCTCGGCTTCTCCTGGGCGGGGACGAAATACGATTGGGTTTCGTTCGAAATTCTCGGCTTGTTCGCCGCGGCGATCGTCCTCGCCGTCGTTCTCGTCTTCATCGAGCGGAAAGCGGAAAATCCCGTCATGCCTTTATCCTTGTTTAAGAACGGCATCGTGAACGTCTCCAACGGGATCGGCTTCCTGATGAACGCGGGCATGATGGGCGCGATGGTGTATATCCCCTTTTTCGTGCAGGGCGTCGAAGGATTCACGCCGACGCAGTCCGGCTTCGTCAACATGCCGATGACGATCATGATGATCGTCATGAGCGCGCTCGTCGGCCGTTGGATGTCGAAGACGGGCAAGTATAAGCTGTACGCCGTCGGCGGCGTGTGCTTGATGATCGCCGGCATGGGGCTCATGATGTTTATGGACAATATCGCGATGGCCGTGCTCAGCATGTGCGTCTTCGGCCTTGGTCTCGGGTTATGTATGCCGGTGTTCACGCTCGTCGTGCAGAACGCGGTCCCGATGACGCAGCTCGGCGTCGCGACGGCGTCCGCCACCTTGTTCCGGAACTTGGGCGGCACGATCGGCATCGCGGTGTTGGGCTCCGTCATGAACACCGCGCTCTCGCGAAACTTGAAGGACGCGATGGCGTCGCAAGAAGGGGTGGATCTGACGAAGCTCGACCCGCAGACGGCCGAGAGCGTAACGCCGTTCCTGAATCCGCAAATTTTGCTCGATCAGCCGAAGCTGCAGTCGATTATGGCCTCTCTGCCGGCGGAGATGCAGCCGTTGTTCGAGCGGCTGACCGCGATGCTGCGCGCCGTCTTGGCCGACACGTTGTCCACCGTGTTCATGTCCGGCGCCGCCTTGTTGGTCGTGGCGCTCGCGCTCGTCGTTTTCTTGAAGGAAATCCCGCTGCGTTCGGCGCAGAAGGGTCCGGAAGCCGCCGAAGCGCCCGCGCCGCAAGAAGGAAGAAAGCTTGCGACGCAGGAGTAG